A DNA window from Legionella sp. MW5194 contains the following coding sequences:
- the greA gene encoding transcription elongation factor GreA — MSKHPMTVKGAEALKSELHRLKTVERPRIVEAIATARAHGDLKENAEYHAAREQQSFNEGRIQELEAKLSNCQIVDISKLSNQGKVVFGATVKVCHLVNNTEICYQIVGEDEADIKLNKISYSSPIGRALIGKQVDDTVVVQTPGGTVEYDIIEVHYVSE, encoded by the coding sequence ATGTCAAAGCATCCAATGACTGTTAAGGGCGCCGAAGCGCTGAAAAGTGAATTGCATCGTTTGAAAACTGTGGAGCGCCCACGCATTGTGGAGGCCATTGCCACGGCGCGCGCCCATGGCGATCTGAAAGAAAATGCGGAATACCACGCCGCCCGTGAACAGCAGAGTTTTAATGAAGGCCGTATTCAGGAACTGGAAGCCAAATTATCCAATTGCCAGATCGTGGACATCAGCAAGCTGTCTAATCAGGGCAAGGTTGTTTTCGGCGCTACTGTCAAAGTCTGCCATCTGGTGAATAATACGGAAATCTGTTACCAGATCGTGGGCGAAGACGAAGCAGACATCAAATTAAATAAAATTTCCTACAGCTCACCCATTGGCCGTGCGCTCATTGGAAAACAAGTCGACGACACCGTGGTGGTTCAAACCCCGGGCGGGACCGTCGAATACGACATCATTGAAGTGCATTACGTCTCTGAGTAG
- a CDS encoding HAD family acid phosphatase → MNTVSSFFLKLFLSFSLVLSLTPSVFAEPPNLSIVKNEIRTYHDSGIYNQELTQAIARAHDYIMAQVKANNHHAIKQKLAIVLDIDETSLSNYDDIIKNDFTADRQAIHQQILKARAPAIKPMLALYKEAIEHGVKVFFVTGRNQSELKATEANLRKAGYKHWAGLYVRPDNYQQQSIVPFKAHARELISKKGYTIIATIGDQYSDLMGGFAKKEFKLPNPFYFLP, encoded by the coding sequence ATGAACACCGTGTCTTCCTTTTTCCTGAAGTTGTTCCTGTCTTTTTCACTTGTTCTTTCACTCACGCCCTCAGTCTTCGCTGAACCGCCGAACTTAAGCATTGTAAAAAATGAAATCAGGACCTACCATGATTCCGGTATTTATAACCAGGAACTCACCCAGGCGATTGCCAGGGCGCACGACTACATCATGGCTCAGGTCAAAGCCAACAACCATCATGCGATTAAACAAAAGCTGGCCATTGTGCTGGATATCGATGAAACCAGCCTCAGCAATTACGATGACATCATTAAAAATGATTTTACCGCTGACCGTCAGGCCATCCATCAGCAAATTCTGAAAGCCAGGGCACCGGCCATTAAGCCCATGCTCGCGCTCTACAAAGAGGCTATTGAGCATGGCGTCAAGGTGTTTTTCGTCACCGGAAGAAATCAATCGGAATTGAAGGCCACTGAAGCCAATTTACGGAAGGCAGGGTATAAACACTGGGCTGGGCTGTATGTTCGTCCCGACAATTACCAGCAACAATCCATTGTGCCTTTTAAAGCCCACGCCCGGGAGTTAATCAGTAAGAAAGGCTATACCATCATTGCCACCATTGGCGATCAATACAGTGACTTGATGGGTGGTTTTGCCAAAAAAGAATTCAAACTGCCAAATCCTTTCTATTTCCTGCCTTGA
- a CDS encoding SUF system Fe-S cluster assembly regulator, whose amino-acid sequence MLRISKLADYGTVMMVYLARRAPALCNARDIAQHTHIAVPTVSKLLKRLTAAGLLTSVRGVSGGYRLKLAASEISVGQIISALEERLGLTECSLQQNVCSLQSVCHIQGNWRLISQAIEAALDSVSLEVLAKPTLPAVELDRIRQLASGVSHG is encoded by the coding sequence ATGCTGCGCATCAGCAAATTGGCCGATTATGGAACAGTCATGATGGTGTATCTTGCCCGGCGCGCCCCGGCGCTTTGTAATGCCAGGGATATTGCCCAGCACACGCACATCGCTGTTCCCACGGTCAGTAAGTTACTCAAACGGCTGACGGCAGCCGGTTTACTCACGTCTGTACGCGGCGTGAGCGGAGGATATCGATTAAAGCTTGCAGCTTCCGAGATATCCGTAGGACAGATTATCAGTGCTCTGGAAGAGCGGCTTGGTTTAACCGAATGCAGTCTGCAGCAGAATGTCTGTTCTCTGCAAAGTGTGTGTCACATACAGGGCAATTGGCGGTTAATCAGCCAGGCAATCGAAGCGGCGTTGGACAGTGTCAGTCTCGAAGTACTGGCAAAACCCACGCTGCCCGCGGTGGAACTTGACCGCATCAGGCAATTAGCAAGTGGAGTTAGTCATGGCTAA
- the sufB gene encoding Fe-S cluster assembly protein SufB produces MAKSNEQIHSLLEREYQHGFVTDIEVDTFEPGLNEEIIRRLSAIKGEPEFLLEWRLKAFEYWQSMPHPEWASVHYPPIDYQGISYYSAPKNKKDAPKSLDEVDPELLRTYEKLGIPLREQEMLAGVAVDAVFDSVSVATTFKAKLAEAGVIFCPFSEAVREYPELVRQYLGSVVPYRDNFYAALNSAVFSDGSFVYIPKGVRCPMELSTYFRINAASTGQFERTLIVADSDSYVSYLEGCTAPMRDENQLHAAVVELVALDGAQIKYSTVQNWYPGDKDGKGGIYNFVTKRGACRGKRSKISWTQIETGSAITWKYPSVILQGDDSVGEFYSVALTNNCQQADTGTKMIHIGKNTRSTIIAKGISAGRSHNAYRGLVRIAPTAVNARNFTQCDSMLMGSECSAHTFPYIEVKNPTAQLEHEATTSKISEEQLFYCQQRGIDTEDAVSMIVNGFCKQVLKELPMEFAVEATKLLGISLEGAVG; encoded by the coding sequence ATGGCTAAAAGCAACGAACAGATTCATTCTCTCCTTGAAAGGGAATACCAGCACGGCTTTGTAACCGACATTGAAGTCGATACCTTCGAACCGGGTCTCAATGAAGAGATCATTCGCCGTCTGTCTGCGATTAAGGGGGAGCCTGAGTTTTTGCTTGAATGGCGTTTGAAAGCGTTTGAATACTGGCAAAGCATGCCGCATCCGGAATGGGCAAGCGTTCACTATCCGCCGATTGATTATCAGGGTATTTCCTATTATTCCGCGCCAAAAAACAAAAAGGACGCGCCGAAAAGTCTGGATGAAGTTGACCCTGAATTGCTGCGTACCTATGAAAAACTCGGCATCCCCCTGCGTGAACAGGAAATGCTGGCGGGCGTTGCTGTCGATGCGGTGTTTGACAGCGTGTCTGTGGCTACGACGTTTAAGGCCAAACTCGCGGAAGCCGGCGTCATTTTTTGCCCGTTTTCCGAAGCCGTGCGCGAATACCCCGAACTGGTGCGCCAATACCTGGGCTCTGTCGTGCCGTATCGCGATAATTTTTACGCGGCTCTCAATTCCGCCGTGTTCAGTGACGGCTCGTTTGTGTACATCCCCAAAGGGGTTCGCTGTCCTATGGAATTATCCACGTATTTCCGCATCAATGCCGCCTCCACCGGTCAATTTGAACGGACGCTGATTGTGGCTGACAGTGACAGTTACGTGTCGTATCTTGAAGGGTGTACTGCGCCCATGCGCGATGAAAACCAGCTGCATGCGGCCGTGGTAGAACTGGTGGCCCTGGATGGCGCACAAATTAAATACTCCACCGTACAAAACTGGTATCCGGGCGATAAAGACGGCAAGGGTGGGATTTACAATTTTGTCACCAAGCGCGGCGCCTGCCGGGGAAAACGATCGAAAATTTCCTGGACGCAGATTGAAACCGGGTCAGCCATTACCTGGAAATACCCCAGCGTGATTCTGCAGGGGGATGATTCGGTGGGTGAATTCTATTCGGTCGCCCTCACCAATAATTGTCAGCAGGCAGACACGGGCACCAAGATGATTCATATTGGCAAAAATACCCGTTCAACGATTATTGCCAAGGGCATCAGTGCCGGGCGGTCTCACAATGCCTACCGTGGTCTGGTCCGCATCGCGCCCACGGCTGTCAATGCACGCAATTTTACCCAATGCGATTCCATGCTGATGGGGAGTGAGTGTTCGGCTCATACCTTTCCTTACATTGAGGTAAAAAATCCCACCGCGCAGCTTGAACATGAAGCGACCACCTCCAAAATCAGTGAGGAGCAGTTATTTTATTGCCAACAACGTGGCATCGATACCGAAGATGCGGTGTCAATGATCGTCAATGGTTTTTGTAAACAAGTGTTAAAAGAGTTACCCATGGAATTCGCCGTCGAAGCGACCAAATTGCTGGGTATCAGTCTGGAAGGGGCAGTAGGCTAA
- the sufC gene encoding Fe-S cluster assembly ATPase SufC has protein sequence MLTIKNLNVAINEQPILKGIDLAIQAGEVHAIMGPNGSGKSTLSKVLAGHPAYQVTGGEVSYLNQDLLAMSPEARAQAGVFMSFQYPVEIPGVTNINFLKASVNAVRKGQQKNTLDAIEFLSFIREKCQLLDMDESFLYRSINEGFSGGEKKRNEILQMAALEPKLAILDETDSGLDIDALRIISQGVNAMRSPERAIILVTHYQRLLDYIEPDFIHVLANGRIVKSGDKSLALDLEKKGYSWLEETEQV, from the coding sequence ATGTTAACCATCAAGAACTTAAATGTTGCCATCAACGAGCAACCGATTTTAAAAGGCATCGATCTGGCGATTCAGGCCGGGGAAGTCCATGCCATTATGGGTCCAAATGGCTCAGGAAAAAGCACGTTGTCTAAAGTGTTGGCCGGTCATCCGGCTTACCAGGTCACGGGAGGCGAGGTAAGCTACCTGAATCAGGATTTGCTGGCCATGAGCCCGGAAGCACGCGCTCAGGCGGGTGTCTTTATGTCGTTCCAGTACCCGGTTGAGATTCCCGGCGTCACCAACATCAACTTTCTGAAAGCCTCGGTGAATGCCGTACGCAAAGGCCAGCAGAAAAACACGCTGGATGCCATTGAGTTTTTAAGTTTTATCCGCGAAAAATGCCAGCTGCTGGACATGGATGAAAGCTTCCTGTACCGCAGTATTAATGAAGGCTTCTCCGGCGGTGAAAAAAAACGCAATGAGATTTTGCAGATGGCCGCCCTGGAGCCCAAACTGGCCATTCTTGATGAAACCGATTCAGGATTGGACATTGATGCCTTGCGCATTATTTCACAAGGGGTCAATGCCATGCGCTCTCCCGAGCGTGCAATTATTTTAGTGACCCACTACCAACGGCTGCTGGATTACATCGAACCCGATTTTATCCACGTTCTGGCCAATGGCCGTATTGTCAAATCCGGTGACAAGTCGCTTGCGCTCGATCTGGAGAAAAAAGGATACAGCTGGCTTGAGGAGACGGAGCAGGTATGA
- the sufD gene encoding Fe-S cluster assembly protein SufD, with product MSEVLNFYQQQAQASLSPIAWLADLQKKALRDFTRQGFPAKHQEDWKYTSLDGFLQQPFTEAGASFPAVDTERSESPCALRLKVYNGHVLGTEALASQLPPGMKVQSLQDALKTNPEHVKPWLGQIVRHEHGFQALNSAMMQRGVVIYLPAGVILEEPLFIEHWQDNEHQAVHTRQLIIAEAGSEATVVECFQGRSGRCYLSNALTEIHVDSGARLTHYKIQNESRAAYHVGEVVAHVAAQGQFNSQSLSVGSKMARSDTRITFKGKNAQALMNGIYMTSDNQHVDHHTVVNHEVPDCHSEQDYKGILSGRCRAVFNGKVIVAKNAQHTEAHQQNKNLLLSAQAEIDTKPQLEIFADDVICSHGATVGQLDEDALFYLATRGIERSEAVYYLIHAFAAANLRLIPHRQLADWMAALISQQLRALS from the coding sequence ATGAGCGAGGTGTTAAATTTTTATCAACAGCAAGCCCAGGCTAGCCTGTCGCCCATTGCCTGGCTGGCTGATTTGCAGAAGAAAGCCTTGCGTGATTTTACCCGTCAGGGATTTCCGGCAAAGCACCAGGAGGACTGGAAATACACCAGCCTTGACGGCTTTTTGCAGCAGCCTTTTACTGAAGCCGGTGCTTCTTTTCCCGCTGTTGACACCGAGCGTTCAGAAAGCCCCTGTGCCCTGCGTCTTAAGGTGTACAATGGTCACGTTCTGGGTACCGAGGCCCTCGCGTCGCAATTACCGCCCGGGATGAAGGTGCAATCCCTGCAGGATGCCTTAAAGACCAATCCTGAGCATGTCAAACCCTGGCTCGGTCAAATCGTGCGCCATGAGCATGGCTTTCAGGCCTTGAATTCCGCCATGATGCAACGCGGTGTGGTCATTTACCTGCCGGCAGGTGTCATCCTTGAAGAACCCTTGTTCATTGAACATTGGCAGGATAATGAACATCAAGCGGTGCATACCCGCCAGTTGATTATTGCCGAAGCGGGCAGTGAGGCCACGGTGGTTGAGTGTTTTCAGGGGCGTTCAGGCCGCTGTTATCTCAGCAATGCCCTGACGGAAATCCATGTTGATTCAGGCGCTCGTCTGACCCATTATAAAATTCAGAATGAAAGCCGCGCGGCTTATCACGTCGGTGAAGTGGTCGCTCACGTGGCCGCTCAGGGGCAATTCAACAGCCAATCCTTAAGTGTCGGCAGTAAAATGGCGCGCAGCGATACCCGCATTACCTTTAAAGGGAAAAACGCACAGGCGTTGATGAATGGCATTTACATGACCTCGGATAATCAGCATGTGGATCATCACACGGTGGTGAATCATGAGGTGCCTGATTGCCATAGCGAACAGGATTACAAAGGCATTCTTTCCGGTCGTTGCCGCGCCGTATTTAATGGCAAAGTCATTGTTGCCAAAAACGCTCAGCATACCGAAGCGCATCAGCAGAACAAAAATCTTTTATTGTCTGCTCAGGCTGAAATCGATACCAAGCCGCAACTGGAAATTTTTGCGGATGATGTGATTTGCTCGCACGGGGCAACGGTAGGGCAGTTGGATGAAGACGCCTTGTTTTATCTGGCCACACGCGGCATTGAGCGTTCAGAAGCCGTTTATTATTTAATCCATGCGTTCGCTGCGGCTAATTTACGCTTGATTCCCCATCGTCAATTAGCCGACTGGATGGCGGCGCTCATCAGTCAACAGTTGAGGGCTTTGTCATGA
- a CDS encoding cysteine desulfurase, whose translation MNTTAALMSDLELQTIRSQFPILHQKVNDCPYVYFDNAATTQKPKAVIEAMNHYYTQDNANVHRGVHTLSARATIQYEAARSKVQRFINASAPQECIFVRGTTEGINLVAQSYLRPRIAAGDEILITHMEHHANIVPWQMVCQQTGAQLQVAPISQDGDVLLDEFEKKLNPKTRLVAISYVSNALGTINPVKQMIDMAHAHGALVLLDGAQSTAHLPIDVQDLNCDFYAFSGHKMYGPTGIGVVWGKEHLLNDMMPYQGGGEMIQYVTFEATEYAPLPHKFEAGTPNIAGVIGLGATLDYLGSLDMEAIAAYEAHLLAYATQAVQSVKGFRIIGTARHKVPIVSFVHGKIHAHDIGTILDSEGIAVRSGHHCAMPLMSFFEVAATSRLSLAFYNTKEEIDRFACALERVKEVFA comes from the coding sequence ATGAATACCACCGCTGCCTTGATGAGTGATCTCGAATTACAGACGATACGGTCTCAATTCCCCATTCTTCACCAGAAGGTGAATGACTGCCCTTACGTGTATTTTGACAATGCCGCCACCACTCAAAAGCCCAAAGCCGTCATTGAGGCCATGAACCATTACTACACTCAGGACAATGCCAATGTGCATCGCGGCGTGCACACCCTTTCCGCGCGCGCCACCATCCAGTATGAAGCGGCACGCAGCAAAGTCCAGCGTTTCATCAATGCCAGCGCGCCGCAGGAATGCATTTTTGTACGGGGTACAACGGAAGGCATCAACCTGGTTGCCCAAAGTTATCTTCGTCCGCGCATTGCCGCTGGCGACGAAATTCTGATTACTCACATGGAACACCATGCCAACATTGTCCCCTGGCAAATGGTTTGTCAGCAAACCGGGGCTCAATTGCAGGTGGCGCCCATTTCCCAGGATGGGGATGTGCTCCTTGATGAATTTGAAAAAAAATTAAACCCCAAAACCCGATTGGTGGCCATCAGCTATGTATCCAATGCGCTTGGCACCATCAATCCAGTGAAGCAGATGATTGACATGGCGCATGCCCACGGCGCATTGGTGTTGCTGGACGGCGCGCAGTCGACTGCGCATTTACCCATTGATGTACAGGATCTGAATTGTGATTTTTATGCGTTTTCCGGTCATAAAATGTACGGTCCAACCGGCATTGGCGTAGTGTGGGGCAAAGAGCATCTGCTGAATGACATGATGCCTTATCAGGGCGGCGGTGAAATGATCCAGTATGTCACATTTGAGGCCACGGAATACGCTCCCCTTCCTCATAAATTTGAAGCAGGCACCCCAAACATCGCCGGCGTGATTGGTCTGGGTGCGACCCTTGATTACCTAGGGTCTCTGGATATGGAAGCCATTGCCGCCTACGAGGCTCATTTATTGGCGTATGCTACCCAGGCGGTGCAGTCGGTTAAAGGGTTCAGGATCATTGGCACTGCCCGCCATAAAGTGCCGATTGTGTCCTTTGTCCACGGAAAAATTCATGCCCACGACATCGGCACTATCCTTGACAGCGAAGGCATTGCCGTTCGCAGCGGCCATCATTGCGCGATGCCGTTAATGTCCTTTTTTGAGGTGGCGGCCACCTCGCGCCTGTCGTTGGCATTTTATAATACCAAAGAAGAAATTGATCGTTTTGCCTGTGCGCTTGAACGCGTTAAAGAGGTGTTTGCATGA
- the sufU gene encoding Fe-S cluster assembly sulfur transfer protein SufU — translation MSMELRELYQEIIIDHNRNPRNHHAMDDATATANGFNPLCGDKLTLYLKVENDCLRQLSFVGCGCAISQASASLMTEALQGKTVTEAHELFQRFHAMVTRDEDGDLSSLDKLAVLAGVRAYPARVKCATLAWHTLESALNKETVVVSTE, via the coding sequence ATGAGTATGGAGCTGCGAGAGTTATATCAGGAAATTATCATTGATCATAACCGTAATCCAAGAAATCATCATGCGATGGACGATGCGACGGCGACCGCTAACGGTTTTAATCCCCTGTGCGGCGATAAACTGACCCTGTATCTGAAAGTGGAAAATGATTGCCTGAGGCAATTGAGTTTTGTGGGCTGCGGTTGTGCCATTTCTCAGGCTTCTGCCTCACTGATGACCGAAGCGTTGCAGGGAAAAACAGTTACCGAGGCGCATGAATTATTTCAACGCTTTCATGCCATGGTCACCCGGGACGAGGATGGCGATTTAAGCTCTCTGGATAAACTGGCCGTTTTAGCCGGTGTCAGGGCTTACCCCGCCCGGGTCAAGTGTGCCACCTTGGCCTGGCATACGCTGGAGTCGGCATTAAACAAAGAGACAGTGGTTGTCAGTACGGAGTAG
- a CDS encoding SUF system Fe-S cluster assembly protein has protein sequence MFGFKKKQDLDVLKDNAIAALKTVYDPEIPVNIYDLGLIYDVSVDEEHHVHVKMTLTTPGCPVAQTFPGTVEQAVNKVEGVSDCTVELVWDPPWTQERMTEAARLELGIFY, from the coding sequence ATGTTTGGTTTTAAAAAAAAGCAGGACCTGGATGTGTTAAAGGACAATGCCATTGCTGCCCTAAAAACCGTCTATGACCCTGAAATTCCAGTCAACATTTATGATTTGGGATTAATTTATGATGTCAGTGTTGATGAGGAGCATCACGTTCATGTCAAAATGACACTGACGACGCCAGGCTGTCCGGTGGCCCAGACGTTTCCTGGTACGGTTGAGCAGGCAGTGAACAAGGTGGAAGGCGTCAGCGATTGCACCGTGGAATTGGTGTGGGATCCCCCCTGGACTCAGGAGCGAATGACCGAAGCGGCGCGTCTGGAATTGGGTATTTTTTATTAA
- the epmA gene encoding elongation factor P--(R)-beta-lysine ligase, with the protein MTTQDETDIRWQPSADLHLLRKRAQAMQGIRDFFHHRGYLEVETPIMCRFGITDVYLSNVLATFRNKPYCLQTSPEYPMKRLLAAGSGPIYQLARVFRDDELGRWHNPEFTLLEWYQPGIDHHALLTEVDALLQRILSCPPLIKKTYGQAFLETCGLNPFEAKIDDFKSTLTRFQLDNVLDQGEEDRDQYLFLLMSHVVEPQLGQLLAPVAVYDFPASQAALAQLNAQGFAERFEVYFRGVELANGFHELTDARAQQQRFEQDLASRLSKGLPLPAVDSYLLAALEHGLPPCSGVALGVDRLLALAFNQPSLAQVMAFDFSRA; encoded by the coding sequence ATGACTACCCAAGACGAGACTGACATCCGCTGGCAACCGTCGGCTGATCTTCATCTATTGCGAAAACGTGCACAGGCCATGCAAGGCATTCGTGATTTTTTTCATCATCGAGGCTATCTCGAAGTGGAAACACCCATCATGTGTCGCTTTGGCATTACCGACGTGTACTTAAGCAATGTGCTGGCAACCTTTAGAAATAAGCCGTATTGTTTGCAGACCTCGCCGGAATACCCCATGAAGCGTTTGCTGGCTGCCGGCAGCGGCCCGATTTATCAGTTAGCCCGTGTTTTTCGCGATGATGAACTGGGGCGCTGGCATAATCCGGAATTTACTTTGCTGGAATGGTATCAGCCGGGGATTGATCATCATGCCTTGCTGACTGAAGTCGATGCGTTGTTGCAACGGATTTTATCCTGCCCGCCCCTGATTAAAAAAACCTATGGTCAGGCTTTTCTTGAAACCTGCGGCCTCAATCCTTTTGAAGCAAAAATTGACGATTTCAAGTCAACCCTGACCCGTTTTCAACTGGACAACGTGCTGGATCAGGGAGAAGAAGACCGGGATCAATACCTGTTTTTGCTAATGAGTCATGTGGTTGAGCCTCAGTTGGGCCAATTGCTGGCACCGGTGGCCGTTTATGATTTCCCGGCCTCTCAGGCGGCATTGGCACAATTGAATGCGCAGGGGTTTGCCGAGCGTTTTGAAGTGTATTTTCGCGGCGTCGAATTGGCCAATGGTTTTCATGAGTTAACCGATGCCAGAGCGCAACAGCAGCGTTTTGAGCAGGATTTGGCCAGTCGGCTGAGCAAAGGGTTACCCTTGCCCGCGGTGGATAGTTACTTGCTGGCAGCCCTTGAACATGGCTTGCCACCATGCAGCGGCGTGGCCCTGGGCGTAGACCGATTGCTGGCTCTGGCGTTTAATCAACCCTCATTAGCCCAGGTCATGGCGTTTGATTTTTCTCGCGCCTAA
- a CDS encoding TIGR01777 family oxidoreductase, translated as MKLLIAGASGFIGRQLIDAIKNEHQVTALGRDLAHLKRLFPSSVTHADWSMLDNLPAAEFDAVMNLSGHNIGASRWSDTVKQQIIRSRVDTTHKLIRWIKQQQASPHFYCANAVGIYGAQANGDPVAFDEDSVIDEQHPKDYLQEVGVRWQQALDEAYDIQLPVTITRFGVVLKRHEGMLKKLAPSFNLGLGSIFGDGTQILSWIHYLDVVEALRFLLAHPALHGAINITSPNPVSQAEFARALAKAMNRPLFLKTPALAIKLLLGEMGEMLVLKGQRVIPSRLLKAGYRFRFADITSALREEYRT; from the coding sequence ATGAAACTGCTGATTGCCGGGGCCTCCGGATTCATCGGTCGTCAGTTGATTGACGCCATTAAAAACGAGCATCAGGTCACAGCTCTGGGCCGGGACCTCGCCCACCTGAAACGTCTTTTCCCCTCTTCCGTGACGCATGCAGACTGGTCAATGCTTGATAATTTGCCAGCGGCTGAATTTGATGCGGTCATGAATTTAAGTGGCCATAACATCGGGGCTTCGCGTTGGAGTGACACCGTTAAGCAGCAAATCATCCGTTCACGCGTAGACACCACGCACAAGCTGATACGCTGGATAAAACAACAGCAGGCCTCGCCTCATTTTTATTGTGCCAATGCCGTGGGCATTTATGGCGCGCAGGCAAATGGCGATCCCGTGGCCTTCGATGAAGACAGTGTGATTGATGAGCAACATCCAAAAGATTACCTGCAGGAAGTGGGAGTGCGTTGGCAACAGGCGCTGGATGAAGCCTATGATATTCAATTACCAGTCACCATTACCCGTTTTGGTGTGGTTCTGAAACGCCACGAAGGAATGCTAAAAAAGCTGGCTCCTTCGTTTAACTTAGGCTTGGGGAGTATCTTTGGCGACGGGACTCAAATTCTTTCCTGGATACACTACCTTGATGTGGTCGAGGCCCTGCGGTTTTTGCTGGCTCATCCTGCCCTGCATGGCGCCATTAACATCACCTCTCCTAACCCCGTCAGTCAGGCGGAATTTGCCCGCGCGCTGGCCAAGGCCATGAATCGGCCGCTTTTTTTAAAAACACCGGCCCTGGCCATCAAACTGTTGCTGGGTGAAATGGGCGAGATGCTGGTATTGAAAGGCCAGCGCGTTATCCCTTCGCGCCTGCTTAAAGCCGGTTACCGTTTCCGCTTTGCAGACATCACCAGTGCTTTGCGTGAAGAATACCGCACTTAG
- a CDS encoding NAD-dependent epimerase/dehydratase family protein, translating to MKHLIIGYGYCGYYLAKHLLDLGHDVVALSRNQTLPQLPGLKHLNHDIKQGLTWSEQDTVLYYFIPPSSDGTADKLLEQFLRHAQLSVGKVIYCSTSGVYGNHQGAWIDEQAACLGQSPRQLKRLDAEKQWQDFCQQHRIPCLILRLAGIYGPHRLPTVSALEQAPLINPDEAPYTNHIYVRDLANILAALGETINQSLTLNIADGKPNKMGELQRLTAEIGHLPPAPYLPFMQIWQAASEMKREFMQASKRLLINRLQTTLPQIMPLTPLREAITESLKDEGGNQ from the coding sequence ATGAAGCATTTAATCATCGGGTATGGCTATTGCGGCTATTATCTGGCAAAGCATCTACTGGATCTGGGCCATGACGTGGTGGCTTTATCACGAAACCAAACCCTGCCTCAATTACCAGGCCTTAAGCACTTAAATCACGACATTAAGCAGGGGCTGACCTGGTCTGAGCAAGACACCGTGCTTTATTATTTTATTCCCCCTTCATCCGACGGCACAGCGGATAAACTGCTTGAGCAATTCCTTCGGCACGCGCAGTTGTCCGTTGGCAAAGTCATCTATTGCAGTACCAGCGGCGTGTATGGTAACCACCAGGGTGCCTGGATTGACGAGCAGGCGGCTTGTCTTGGTCAGTCGCCACGGCAGTTAAAACGGCTGGATGCGGAAAAGCAATGGCAGGATTTCTGCCAACAGCATCGCATTCCCTGCCTTATTTTAAGATTAGCCGGCATTTACGGTCCGCATCGTTTGCCGACAGTCAGCGCACTGGAGCAAGCCCCATTGATTAATCCCGATGAAGCACCATACACGAATCATATCTATGTGCGCGATTTGGCAAACATCCTTGCCGCTCTGGGGGAAACAATAAACCAGTCCCTGACTTTAAACATTGCTGACGGCAAGCCCAATAAAATGGGGGAATTGCAACGGCTGACCGCTGAAATAGGCCATCTCCCTCCCGCCCCCTATTTGCCTTTTATGCAAATCTGGCAAGCCGCGAGCGAAATGAAGCGCGAATTCATGCAGGCTTCCAAACGATTGCTGATTAACCGATTGCAAACCACACTCCCCCAGATTATGCCGTTGACGCCTTTGAGGGAAGCCATTACTGAAAGCCTTAAGGATGAAGGGGGTAACCAATGA